A portion of the Lolium rigidum isolate FL_2022 chromosome 1, APGP_CSIRO_Lrig_0.1, whole genome shotgun sequence genome contains these proteins:
- the LOC124665738 gene encoding non-specific lipid transfer protein GPI-anchored 9-like: MAMRAVVVLLAAAVSLFAAGALAQTTEPPSCTLKLVGCAAYMNGTDAETPPDTCCGPLRDAVQNERTCLCALYVSPAIFAAYNINVTDAVRLPKRCGISEDVTSCPSDSPSTSPLGNRCSPSTGKNAGHRTVSASFAGFMSLFLVLWSALA; this comes from the exons ATGGCGATGCGGGCGGTCGTTGTGCTGCTGGCGGCGGCCGTGAGCCTGTTCGCGGCGGGCGCGTTGGCGCAGACGACGGAGCCGCCGTCGTGCACGTTGAAGCTGGTGGGGTGCGCGGCGTACATGAACGGGACGGACgcggagacgccgccggacacctGCTGCGGCCCGCTCAGGGACGCCGTGCAGAACGAGCGGACGTGCCTCTGCGCGCTCTACGTGTCGCCGGCGATCTTCGCGGCCTACAACATCAACGTCACCGACGCGGTCCGCCTCCCCAAGCGCTGCGGCATCAGCGAGGACGTCACCAGCTGCCCCA GCGACTCCCCGTCGACGTCTCCTCTAGGTAATAGAT GTTCTCCGTCAACTGGCAAAAATGCTGGTCACCGCACTGTCTCAGCCAGTTTCGCGGGGTTCATGAGCTTATTCCTTGTCCTGTGGTCTGCATTGGCATAG